A single Ziziphus jujuba cultivar Dongzao chromosome 11, ASM3175591v1 DNA region contains:
- the LOC107431614 gene encoding ABC transporter G family member 15-like isoform X1, with amino-acid sequence MSITENIMTMRGPYLVWKDLTVVVPNANTTRKLLNEIAGYAQSNRIMALMGPSGSGKSTLLDALAGRLSANLKMTGHVLYKGKLDSSSRDCVGISYLAQEDVFLGTLTVRETIAYSANLRLSTKMDKNEINELVERTIVEMGLEHCANNKIGNWHLRGISDGEKKRLSIALEILTHPYVMFLDEPTSGLDSASAYFVIVALRDIARHGRVVVFSIHQPSYYLFDLFDDLYLLSGGRVVYFGEANMAVKFFAESGFPCPVRRNPTDHFLRCINPDFDNIASTMLRSKSINGITTMPDCVMNLTTQEIQETLIEKYKISEYSTTARDKIQDIILLEENISLSNRSKARWSKQLSSLIRRSFLNMSRDIGYYWLRIVFYVAVSISVGSIYFKIDTSFLAITARAKCEAFIYGFMICLSIGGLPSFIEELKVYNREMLNKHYGEGLLSISNFISSLPFLVVIAVSSGTVVYSMVKLHSGFSHFCYFCINFFCYISVIECSMMVVAALVPNVLMGIGIGTSLVVFMMMPSEIFRPLPDLPKFFWRYPMSYISCASWALQGVYKNDMIGLEFGNSVPEDSKLKGETVLLTAFGIPLDHSKWWDLAALMCLLIFDRLLLFVVLKYKQRVSSVLCKLSIKRIFLLGGLSMRSSLSRSNRDRTTLP; translated from the exons atgagTATAACAGAGAACATCATGACTATGAGAGGGCCTTACTTGGTGTGGAAAGACTTGACCGTCGTTGTTCCAAATGCAAATACAACAAGAAAGCTGCTCAATGAAATCGCTGGGTATGCTCAATCTAATCGGATTATGGCACTCATGGGTCCTTCTGGCTCTGGCAAATCCACCTTGCTTGATGCATTGGCTG GACGACTATCGGCAAATCTTAAAATGACAGGCCATGTTCTCTATAAAGGGAAGTTGGATAGCAGTAGCAGAGACTGCGTAGGCATT TCTTATTTGGCTCAAGAGGATGTTTTCTTGGGAACTCTCACAGTTCGAGAAACCATAGCTTACTCAGCAAATCTAAGGCTTTCAACAAAAATGGATAAAAATGAGATAAATGAGCTGGTAGAGAGAACAATTGTGGAGATGGGACTTGAACACTGTGCTAATAATAAGATAGGAAACTGGCATTTGAGAGGCATTAGCGACGGAGAAAAGAAGAGACTTAGCATCGCTTTGGAGATTTTAACACATCCCTATGTCATGTTTCTTGATGAGCCAACTAGCGGATTGGATAGTGCTTCGGCTTACTTTGTGATTGTGGCACTGCGGGATATTGCTCGTCATGGCAGGGTTGTTGTCTTCTCTATTCACCAGCCCAGTTACTATCTATTTGATCTTTTTGATGATCTGTACCTCCTCTCTGGTGGACGAGTTGTTTATTTTGGAGAAGCAAATATGGCTGTGAAG TTCTTTGCCGAATCGGGATTTCCTTGTCCTGTGAGAAGAAACCCTACAGATCACTTCCTTCGATGTATCAATCCAGACTTTGACAATATTGCATCAACAATGCTAAGGTCCAAAAGTATTAAT GGAATTACAACAATGCCAGATTGTgttatgaatttgacaacaCAAGAAATCCAGGAAACACTCATCGAGAAATACAAGATTTCTGAATATTCAACTACTGCAAGAGACAAGATTCAGGATATTATCTTACTT GAAGAAAACATTAGCCTATCAAACAGAAGCAAAGCAAGGTGGTCGAAACAACTGAGCTCATTGATTCGTCGTTCTTTCTTAAACATGTCAAGAGACATCGGATATTACTGGCTAAGGATCGTATTCTACGTTGCAGTTTCAATAAGTGTTGGAAGTATCTACTTTAAAATTGATACATCCTTCCTTGCAATCACAGCCAGAGCAAAGTGTGAGGCTTTCATTTATGGCTTTATGATTTGCTTGTCCATTGGAGGCTTACCTTCTTTCATTGAAGAGCTCAAG GTCTATAATCGGGAAATGTTAAACAAGCATTACGGAGAAGGTCTACTTTCCATATCCAACTTCATCTCATCCTTGCCATTCCTGGTGGTAATCGCTGTGTCTTCAGGAACAGTGGTGTACAGCATGGTCAAACTTCATTCTGGATTTTCTCACTTCTGCTATTTCTGCATCAATTTCTTCTGCTACATCTCTGTTATAGAGTGTTCCATGATGGTTGTTGCAGCTTTGGTACCAAACGTTTTGATGGGCATTGGAATTGGAACTTCTCTAGTT GTGTTCATGATGATGCCATCTGAAATCTTCAGACCACTTCCTGATCTTCCCAAGTTCTTTTGGCGCTATCCAATGTCCTACATCAGCTGTGCTTCCTGGGCACTACAA GGGGTATACAAAAATGATATGATTGGGCTTGAATTTGGTAACTCGGTGCCTGAAGACTCCAAGCTAAAGGGAGAAACTGTCCTGCTAACAGCTTTTGGAATACCTCTGGATCATTCAAAGTGGTGGGATTTGGCTGCTCTTATGTGTTTGTTAATATTCGATAGGCTACTCCTTTTTGTGGTACTCAAATATAAACAGAGAGTATCATCAGTATTGTGCAAGCTTTCTATCAAGAGAATTTTCCTACTGGGAGGCCTATCCATGAGATCTTCTTTATCAAGAAGCAACAGAGACCGAACTACCTTGCCGTGA
- the LOC107431614 gene encoding ABC transporter G family member 15-like isoform X2: MSITENIMTMRGPYLVWKDLTVVVPNANTTRKLLNEIAGYAQSNRIMALMGPSGSGKSTLLDALAGHVLYKGKLDSSSRDCVGISYLAQEDVFLGTLTVRETIAYSANLRLSTKMDKNEINELVERTIVEMGLEHCANNKIGNWHLRGISDGEKKRLSIALEILTHPYVMFLDEPTSGLDSASAYFVIVALRDIARHGRVVVFSIHQPSYYLFDLFDDLYLLSGGRVVYFGEANMAVKFFAESGFPCPVRRNPTDHFLRCINPDFDNIASTMLRSKSINGITTMPDCVMNLTTQEIQETLIEKYKISEYSTTARDKIQDIILLEENISLSNRSKARWSKQLSSLIRRSFLNMSRDIGYYWLRIVFYVAVSISVGSIYFKIDTSFLAITARAKCEAFIYGFMICLSIGGLPSFIEELKVYNREMLNKHYGEGLLSISNFISSLPFLVVIAVSSGTVVYSMVKLHSGFSHFCYFCINFFCYISVIECSMMVVAALVPNVLMGIGIGTSLVVFMMMPSEIFRPLPDLPKFFWRYPMSYISCASWALQGVYKNDMIGLEFGNSVPEDSKLKGETVLLTAFGIPLDHSKWWDLAALMCLLIFDRLLLFVVLKYKQRVSSVLCKLSIKRIFLLGGLSMRSSLSRSNRDRTTLP, from the exons atgagTATAACAGAGAACATCATGACTATGAGAGGGCCTTACTTGGTGTGGAAAGACTTGACCGTCGTTGTTCCAAATGCAAATACAACAAGAAAGCTGCTCAATGAAATCGCTGGGTATGCTCAATCTAATCGGATTATGGCACTCATGGGTCCTTCTGGCTCTGGCAAATCCACCTTGCTTGATGCATTGGCTG GCCATGTTCTCTATAAAGGGAAGTTGGATAGCAGTAGCAGAGACTGCGTAGGCATT TCTTATTTGGCTCAAGAGGATGTTTTCTTGGGAACTCTCACAGTTCGAGAAACCATAGCTTACTCAGCAAATCTAAGGCTTTCAACAAAAATGGATAAAAATGAGATAAATGAGCTGGTAGAGAGAACAATTGTGGAGATGGGACTTGAACACTGTGCTAATAATAAGATAGGAAACTGGCATTTGAGAGGCATTAGCGACGGAGAAAAGAAGAGACTTAGCATCGCTTTGGAGATTTTAACACATCCCTATGTCATGTTTCTTGATGAGCCAACTAGCGGATTGGATAGTGCTTCGGCTTACTTTGTGATTGTGGCACTGCGGGATATTGCTCGTCATGGCAGGGTTGTTGTCTTCTCTATTCACCAGCCCAGTTACTATCTATTTGATCTTTTTGATGATCTGTACCTCCTCTCTGGTGGACGAGTTGTTTATTTTGGAGAAGCAAATATGGCTGTGAAG TTCTTTGCCGAATCGGGATTTCCTTGTCCTGTGAGAAGAAACCCTACAGATCACTTCCTTCGATGTATCAATCCAGACTTTGACAATATTGCATCAACAATGCTAAGGTCCAAAAGTATTAAT GGAATTACAACAATGCCAGATTGTgttatgaatttgacaacaCAAGAAATCCAGGAAACACTCATCGAGAAATACAAGATTTCTGAATATTCAACTACTGCAAGAGACAAGATTCAGGATATTATCTTACTT GAAGAAAACATTAGCCTATCAAACAGAAGCAAAGCAAGGTGGTCGAAACAACTGAGCTCATTGATTCGTCGTTCTTTCTTAAACATGTCAAGAGACATCGGATATTACTGGCTAAGGATCGTATTCTACGTTGCAGTTTCAATAAGTGTTGGAAGTATCTACTTTAAAATTGATACATCCTTCCTTGCAATCACAGCCAGAGCAAAGTGTGAGGCTTTCATTTATGGCTTTATGATTTGCTTGTCCATTGGAGGCTTACCTTCTTTCATTGAAGAGCTCAAG GTCTATAATCGGGAAATGTTAAACAAGCATTACGGAGAAGGTCTACTTTCCATATCCAACTTCATCTCATCCTTGCCATTCCTGGTGGTAATCGCTGTGTCTTCAGGAACAGTGGTGTACAGCATGGTCAAACTTCATTCTGGATTTTCTCACTTCTGCTATTTCTGCATCAATTTCTTCTGCTACATCTCTGTTATAGAGTGTTCCATGATGGTTGTTGCAGCTTTGGTACCAAACGTTTTGATGGGCATTGGAATTGGAACTTCTCTAGTT GTGTTCATGATGATGCCATCTGAAATCTTCAGACCACTTCCTGATCTTCCCAAGTTCTTTTGGCGCTATCCAATGTCCTACATCAGCTGTGCTTCCTGGGCACTACAA GGGGTATACAAAAATGATATGATTGGGCTTGAATTTGGTAACTCGGTGCCTGAAGACTCCAAGCTAAAGGGAGAAACTGTCCTGCTAACAGCTTTTGGAATACCTCTGGATCATTCAAAGTGGTGGGATTTGGCTGCTCTTATGTGTTTGTTAATATTCGATAGGCTACTCCTTTTTGTGGTACTCAAATATAAACAGAGAGTATCATCAGTATTGTGCAAGCTTTCTATCAAGAGAATTTTCCTACTGGGAGGCCTATCCATGAGATCTTCTTTATCAAGAAGCAACAGAGACCGAACTACCTTGCCGTGA
- the LOC107431614 gene encoding ABC transporter G family member 15-like isoform X3: MQIQQESCSMKSLGMLNLIGLWHSWVLLALANPPCLMHWLSYLAQEDVFLGTLTVRETIAYSANLRLSTKMDKNEINELVERTIVEMGLEHCANNKIGNWHLRGISDGEKKRLSIALEILTHPYVMFLDEPTSGLDSASAYFVIVALRDIARHGRVVVFSIHQPSYYLFDLFDDLYLLSGGRVVYFGEANMAVKFFAESGFPCPVRRNPTDHFLRCINPDFDNIASTMLRSKSINGITTMPDCVMNLTTQEIQETLIEKYKISEYSTTARDKIQDIILLEENISLSNRSKARWSKQLSSLIRRSFLNMSRDIGYYWLRIVFYVAVSISVGSIYFKIDTSFLAITARAKCEAFIYGFMICLSIGGLPSFIEELKVYNREMLNKHYGEGLLSISNFISSLPFLVVIAVSSGTVVYSMVKLHSGFSHFCYFCINFFCYISVIECSMMVVAALVPNVLMGIGIGTSLVVFMMMPSEIFRPLPDLPKFFWRYPMSYISCASWALQGVYKNDMIGLEFGNSVPEDSKLKGETVLLTAFGIPLDHSKWWDLAALMCLLIFDRLLLFVVLKYKQRVSSVLCKLSIKRIFLLGGLSMRSSLSRSNRDRTTLP; this comes from the exons ATGCAAATACAACAAGAAAGCTGCTCAATGAAATCGCTGGGTATGCTCAATCTAATCGGATTATGGCACTCATGGGTCCTTCTGGCTCTGGCAAATCCACCTTGCTTGATGCATTGGCTG TCTTATTTGGCTCAAGAGGATGTTTTCTTGGGAACTCTCACAGTTCGAGAAACCATAGCTTACTCAGCAAATCTAAGGCTTTCAACAAAAATGGATAAAAATGAGATAAATGAGCTGGTAGAGAGAACAATTGTGGAGATGGGACTTGAACACTGTGCTAATAATAAGATAGGAAACTGGCATTTGAGAGGCATTAGCGACGGAGAAAAGAAGAGACTTAGCATCGCTTTGGAGATTTTAACACATCCCTATGTCATGTTTCTTGATGAGCCAACTAGCGGATTGGATAGTGCTTCGGCTTACTTTGTGATTGTGGCACTGCGGGATATTGCTCGTCATGGCAGGGTTGTTGTCTTCTCTATTCACCAGCCCAGTTACTATCTATTTGATCTTTTTGATGATCTGTACCTCCTCTCTGGTGGACGAGTTGTTTATTTTGGAGAAGCAAATATGGCTGTGAAG TTCTTTGCCGAATCGGGATTTCCTTGTCCTGTGAGAAGAAACCCTACAGATCACTTCCTTCGATGTATCAATCCAGACTTTGACAATATTGCATCAACAATGCTAAGGTCCAAAAGTATTAAT GGAATTACAACAATGCCAGATTGTgttatgaatttgacaacaCAAGAAATCCAGGAAACACTCATCGAGAAATACAAGATTTCTGAATATTCAACTACTGCAAGAGACAAGATTCAGGATATTATCTTACTT GAAGAAAACATTAGCCTATCAAACAGAAGCAAAGCAAGGTGGTCGAAACAACTGAGCTCATTGATTCGTCGTTCTTTCTTAAACATGTCAAGAGACATCGGATATTACTGGCTAAGGATCGTATTCTACGTTGCAGTTTCAATAAGTGTTGGAAGTATCTACTTTAAAATTGATACATCCTTCCTTGCAATCACAGCCAGAGCAAAGTGTGAGGCTTTCATTTATGGCTTTATGATTTGCTTGTCCATTGGAGGCTTACCTTCTTTCATTGAAGAGCTCAAG GTCTATAATCGGGAAATGTTAAACAAGCATTACGGAGAAGGTCTACTTTCCATATCCAACTTCATCTCATCCTTGCCATTCCTGGTGGTAATCGCTGTGTCTTCAGGAACAGTGGTGTACAGCATGGTCAAACTTCATTCTGGATTTTCTCACTTCTGCTATTTCTGCATCAATTTCTTCTGCTACATCTCTGTTATAGAGTGTTCCATGATGGTTGTTGCAGCTTTGGTACCAAACGTTTTGATGGGCATTGGAATTGGAACTTCTCTAGTT GTGTTCATGATGATGCCATCTGAAATCTTCAGACCACTTCCTGATCTTCCCAAGTTCTTTTGGCGCTATCCAATGTCCTACATCAGCTGTGCTTCCTGGGCACTACAA GGGGTATACAAAAATGATATGATTGGGCTTGAATTTGGTAACTCGGTGCCTGAAGACTCCAAGCTAAAGGGAGAAACTGTCCTGCTAACAGCTTTTGGAATACCTCTGGATCATTCAAAGTGGTGGGATTTGGCTGCTCTTATGTGTTTGTTAATATTCGATAGGCTACTCCTTTTTGTGGTACTCAAATATAAACAGAGAGTATCATCAGTATTGTGCAAGCTTTCTATCAAGAGAATTTTCCTACTGGGAGGCCTATCCATGAGATCTTCTTTATCAAGAAGCAACAGAGACCGAACTACCTTGCCGTGA